From the Streptomyces sp. KMM 9044 genome, one window contains:
- a CDS encoding SigE family RNA polymerase sigma factor codes for MTEDEFDAFYAAAFPRLTGQLFAFTGDLGEAQDVVQEAFVRAWDRRRVLQADGAPEAWVRTVAMRLAVSRWRRARRWLELVRHSALPETTPGPGPERAALVAALRELPETQRMAVVLHHLCDLSVEQVASETGAPVGTVKARLSRGRAALAKQLAVDEAEEPVWREGGRVG; via the coding sequence ATGACCGAGGACGAGTTCGACGCTTTCTACGCGGCCGCTTTCCCCCGTCTGACCGGGCAGCTCTTCGCCTTCACGGGGGACCTGGGCGAGGCTCAGGACGTGGTCCAGGAGGCGTTCGTACGGGCCTGGGACCGGCGCCGCGTGCTTCAGGCCGACGGGGCACCCGAGGCATGGGTACGCACGGTCGCCATGCGCCTCGCGGTCAGCCGCTGGCGCCGCGCACGCCGTTGGCTGGAGCTGGTGCGCCATTCCGCGCTGCCGGAAACGACCCCCGGCCCCGGCCCCGAACGCGCCGCGCTGGTCGCCGCGTTGCGCGAACTGCCCGAGACCCAGCGCATGGCGGTCGTTCTTCACCATCTGTGCGACCTCAGTGTCGAACAGGTAGCCTCCGAGACCGGCGCACCCGTGGGGACGGTCAAGGCCCGGCTGTCCCGGGGGCGGGCGGCACTGGCCAAACAGCTGGCGGTGGACGAGGCCGAGGAGCCGGTCTGGAGGGAGGGCGGCCGTGTCGGATGA
- a CDS encoding cryptochrome/photolyase family protein, which translates to MTVAVVLFTSDLRLHDHPPLRAALAAADEVVPLFVRDTGIHAAGFDAPNRAAFLGDCLRDLDASLRRRGGRLVVRTGPGVREACAVAAECGATEVHMAAGVSGYAQRREERLREELERRGVALQVHDAVITALAAGAVTPAGSDHYAVFTPYFRRWSQEQLRETCPAPRTVRVPDAVRGEPLPSRDGLSGLSPGLPDGGESAGRERFARWARSRMSGYQERHDDLAGDATSRLSAYLHFGALSPVELVHRARSRGGAGAEAFVRQLCWRDFHHQVLAARPEASERDYRPRHDRWRTGDEAAEDIAAWREGRTGYPVVDAAMRQLLHEGWMHNRARLLAASFLTKTLYVDWRVGARHFLDLLVDGDLVNNQLNWQWVAGTGTDTRPNRVLNPVRQGRRYDPSGIYVRRWVPELADVDDRYVHEPWRLPEDRRARLGYPGPLIGLADGQARFAHARGLGGT; encoded by the coding sequence ATGACCGTCGCGGTCGTCCTGTTCACCTCGGATCTGCGTCTGCACGACCATCCGCCGCTGCGCGCCGCGCTCGCCGCGGCCGACGAGGTGGTGCCGCTCTTCGTACGCGATACCGGCATCCACGCGGCCGGCTTCGACGCGCCGAACCGTGCCGCCTTCCTCGGCGACTGCCTGCGGGATCTCGACGCCTCGCTGCGCCGGCGCGGCGGCCGGCTCGTCGTGCGTACGGGGCCGGGTGTCCGGGAGGCCTGCGCGGTCGCCGCGGAGTGCGGGGCCACGGAGGTCCACATGGCGGCGGGCGTCAGCGGCTACGCCCAGCGGCGTGAGGAGCGGCTGCGGGAGGAACTCGAGCGGCGTGGGGTGGCGCTGCAGGTGCACGACGCCGTGATCACCGCCCTCGCCGCCGGGGCGGTGACGCCCGCCGGGTCCGACCACTACGCCGTGTTCACCCCCTACTTCCGCCGCTGGTCGCAGGAGCAGCTGCGGGAGACCTGCCCGGCGCCGCGCACCGTGCGGGTCCCCGACGCGGTGCGCGGCGAGCCGCTGCCCTCCCGTGACGGCCTGTCCGGCCTCTCGCCCGGCCTCCCGGACGGAGGCGAGTCGGCGGGGCGCGAACGGTTCGCCCGGTGGGCCCGGTCCCGGATGTCCGGGTACCAGGAACGGCACGACGACCTGGCGGGCGACGCGACCTCCCGGCTCTCGGCCTACCTCCACTTCGGGGCCCTCTCGCCGGTGGAACTCGTCCACCGGGCCCGGTCACGGGGCGGGGCCGGGGCGGAGGCGTTCGTGCGCCAGTTGTGCTGGCGCGACTTCCACCACCAGGTGCTGGCGGCACGGCCCGAGGCGTCCGAACGCGACTACCGCCCCCGGCACGACCGGTGGCGGACCGGGGACGAGGCGGCCGAGGACATCGCCGCGTGGCGGGAGGGCCGTACCGGCTATCCGGTCGTCGACGCGGCGATGCGCCAGCTGCTCCACGAGGGATGGATGCACAACCGCGCACGGCTGCTGGCGGCGAGCTTCCTGACCAAGACGCTGTACGTGGACTGGCGGGTCGGCGCCCGGCACTTCCTGGACCTGCTCGTGGACGGCGACCTCGTCAACAACCAGCTCAACTGGCAGTGGGTCGCCGGGACCGGCACCGACACCCGCCCGAACCGGGTCCTCAACCCCGTGCGCCAGGGCAGGCGTTACGACCCGAGCGGCATCTACGTACGGCGCTGGGTGCCCGAGTTGGCGGACGTGGACGACCGGTACGTGCACGAGCCCTGGCGGCTGCCGGAGGACCGGCGCGCCCGCCTCGGCTATCCCGGACCGCTGATCGGCCTCGCCGACGGCCAGGCCCGCTTCGCCCACGCCCGCGGCCTCGGCGGCACCTGA
- a CDS encoding NERD domain-containing protein, whose amino-acid sequence MNGLRVVPAWRHGQERLYVSLPDGGNIAWYDRDAARVNLLGEDREAEVLEALGPFLTGPVSVGPPLAPTPAELARLTLHPDDDLAPNRPGEALLVAIDRDPGPARLLRADPRHRALEAERAVGEVLDRMDGLGVRTLHSIPLPGGDRVHHLAIGPGGLYAVHAVYARRQRVTVADPLVTVGRRREPHPLLRRVRADADRVSYALTAEVRPVLVLAGASQVTVRTPPREVRVLTDGEVERLGGLGGVLKPADVEALHAMARDRNTWARL is encoded by the coding sequence ATGAACGGTCTGCGCGTCGTACCGGCCTGGCGGCACGGCCAGGAGCGGCTGTACGTCTCTCTCCCGGACGGCGGGAACATCGCCTGGTACGACCGTGACGCGGCCAGGGTCAACCTGCTCGGCGAGGACCGGGAGGCGGAGGTGCTCGAAGCACTCGGCCCCTTCCTCACCGGCCCGGTCTCGGTCGGCCCGCCTCTGGCCCCCACCCCCGCCGAGCTGGCACGACTCACCCTCCACCCCGACGACGACCTCGCCCCGAACCGCCCCGGCGAGGCCCTTCTGGTCGCGATCGACCGCGACCCCGGCCCGGCCCGCCTCCTCCGCGCCGACCCGCGCCACCGGGCTCTCGAGGCGGAGCGGGCGGTGGGCGAGGTGCTGGACCGCATGGACGGCCTGGGCGTACGCACCCTGCACTCGATCCCGCTCCCCGGCGGCGACCGCGTCCACCACCTGGCGATCGGCCCCGGCGGGCTGTACGCCGTACACGCCGTGTACGCCCGCAGGCAGCGGGTTACGGTCGCCGACCCCCTGGTCACCGTCGGCCGCCGTCGTGAGCCGCACCCCCTGCTGCGCCGCGTCCGTGCCGACGCCGACCGGGTCTCGTACGCCCTGACCGCTGAGGTCCGTCCGGTACTTGTCCTGGCCGGAGCGTCGCAGGTGACGGTGAGGACCCCGCCGCGCGAGGTGCGCGTCCTGACGGACGGCGAGGTGGAGCGCCTGGGCGGCCTGGGGGGCGTACTGAAACCGGCGGACGTGGAGGCCCTGCACGCGATGGCACGGGACCGGAACACGTGGGCACGGCTCTGA
- the uca gene encoding urea carboxylase produces MFDTLLVANRGEIACRIIRSAHALGLRTVAVYSDADGAAPHVRMADEAVRLGPAPAAESYLRADLLLEAALATGAGAVHPGYGFLSESAAFATAVEEAGLVFVGPTPSQLEVFGAKHTARTAARAAGVPLLPGSGLLADEDEALRAAEETGYPVMLKATGGGGGIGMRVCAGPEALREAFGRVTRLARSSFGDGGVYLERYVDRARHVEVQVFGDGAGGVVVLGDRDCSLQRRNQKVLEEAPAPGLPQRLRSRLHSAARDLCASVGYRSAGTVEFVYDAEREEAYFLEVNTRLQVEHPVTEEITGVDLVAWMLRLARGESGFPASAPLGAVENSNGSRGPEGSGTRHAHAVEARIYAEDPSRDHRPSSGLLTRVRFPDGVRVDGWAETGQQVSTAYDPMLAKVVATGRDRAEAFARLAAALDATRVDGVETNLGLLRAACRTKDVLEVRHTTATLAKIVDPRPRVDVVRGGTQTTVQDWPGRTGYWEVGVPPGGPMDDLSFRLGNTAVGNPVGAPGLECTLEGPALRFSHPAVVCVTGAPAEVTVDGRPAAQWQPVELAAGQLLDVGTPEGPGMRTYVLVRGGLDIPGHLGSAATFTPGGFGGHAGRALRTGDVLHPAVPADGAPTPAPVPVPDRPRFTAHWRLAVSEGPHPAPDFLTRDGLRTVYSSDWKVSAQSARTGVRLIGPRPEWARPDGGEAGLHPSNVHDTAYSVGAVNLTGDIPAILGPDGPSLGGFACPVTVVRGERWKTGQLRPGDTVRFVPVTEAVADGLRRTPTLLTAAGGPDGDDGVLARRPATDDTPEVTYRRGADDNILVEYGPMTLDLALRMRVHTLARHLAALAPRGLVDSTPGVRSLHLHTDPDVLPLRTLLAILREAEDELPATAGLTVPSREVHLPMSWDDPTVDEAVSRYGASIRDDAPWNPSNIDFIRRINGLDSVEDVRRTVFDAEYLVLGLGDVYLGAPAATPLDPRHRLVTTKYNPARTWTAEAGVGIGGAYLCIYGMESPGGYQLIGRTVPIWGGLRPPRSFADGTPWLLRFFDRIVWHPVEADELLGIRADLAAGRTGLDIRPGTFSLAAHEAFLRDNAAGIAAFRSRQAAAFEAERQAWEAAGEFADRPLPGPGADTAPVALPPGGSLVEAPLSSTVWKVEAGPGTTVEPGQPLLVLEAMKMEVVIRAPGHGIVTDVLVSAGQHIDAGAPLAVVVREEAA; encoded by the coding sequence ATGTTCGACACCCTGCTCGTCGCCAACCGCGGAGAGATCGCCTGCCGCATCATCCGCAGCGCCCACGCGCTCGGGCTGCGCACCGTCGCGGTGTACTCGGACGCCGACGGCGCCGCCCCGCACGTCCGGATGGCCGACGAGGCCGTACGGCTGGGCCCGGCGCCCGCCGCCGAGAGCTATCTGCGGGCGGATCTGCTGCTGGAGGCGGCGCTGGCCACCGGCGCGGGGGCGGTCCACCCCGGGTACGGCTTCCTGTCGGAGAGCGCCGCCTTCGCCACCGCCGTGGAGGAGGCCGGCCTGGTCTTCGTCGGCCCCACCCCGTCCCAGCTGGAGGTCTTCGGTGCCAAGCACACCGCCCGGACCGCCGCACGGGCGGCCGGGGTGCCGCTGCTGCCAGGCAGCGGACTGCTCGCCGACGAGGACGAGGCGCTGCGCGCGGCGGAGGAGACCGGCTACCCGGTGATGCTCAAGGCGACGGGCGGCGGGGGCGGCATCGGCATGCGGGTGTGCGCCGGACCGGAGGCACTGCGGGAGGCGTTCGGCCGGGTGACGCGGCTCGCCCGGAGCAGTTTCGGGGACGGCGGGGTCTACCTGGAGCGGTACGTCGACCGCGCCCGCCATGTGGAGGTGCAGGTCTTCGGCGACGGGGCCGGAGGGGTGGTCGTCCTCGGTGACCGCGACTGCTCGCTCCAGCGCCGCAACCAGAAGGTGCTGGAGGAGGCCCCGGCACCCGGTCTGCCGCAGCGGCTGCGCTCCCGACTGCACAGCGCCGCACGGGACTTGTGTGCCTCCGTCGGCTACCGCTCCGCCGGCACCGTCGAGTTCGTGTACGACGCCGAGCGCGAGGAGGCGTACTTCCTGGAGGTCAACACCCGGCTCCAGGTGGAACATCCGGTCACCGAGGAGATCACCGGCGTCGATCTCGTCGCCTGGATGCTGCGCCTGGCCCGCGGCGAGTCCGGCTTCCCGGCCTCCGCTCCCCTCGGCGCAGTCGAGAACTCCAACGGCTCCAGGGGTCCCGAGGGCTCGGGCACTCGCCACGCCCACGCGGTGGAGGCACGCATCTACGCCGAGGACCCGTCCCGCGACCACCGCCCCAGCTCCGGGCTGCTGACCCGCGTCCGCTTCCCCGACGGCGTGCGCGTGGACGGCTGGGCGGAGACCGGGCAGCAGGTGTCCACCGCGTACGACCCGATGCTCGCCAAGGTCGTCGCGACCGGCCGCGACCGCGCGGAGGCGTTCGCCCGGCTCGCGGCGGCCCTGGACGCGACCCGCGTCGACGGTGTGGAGACCAACCTCGGCCTGCTGCGCGCCGCGTGCCGGACGAAGGACGTGCTGGAGGTGCGGCACACCACGGCCACACTCGCCAAGATCGTCGACCCGCGTCCGCGCGTCGACGTCGTACGCGGCGGCACGCAGACCACCGTGCAGGACTGGCCCGGCCGCACCGGCTACTGGGAGGTGGGCGTCCCTCCCGGCGGTCCGATGGACGACCTCTCCTTCCGGCTCGGCAACACCGCCGTCGGCAACCCTGTGGGAGCACCGGGCCTGGAGTGCACGCTCGAGGGTCCGGCGCTGCGGTTCTCGCACCCGGCGGTCGTCTGCGTCACGGGCGCCCCGGCCGAGGTCACCGTCGACGGACGGCCCGCCGCCCAGTGGCAGCCGGTCGAGCTGGCCGCCGGGCAACTGCTGGACGTGGGCACGCCGGAGGGCCCCGGCATGCGGACATACGTACTGGTCCGCGGGGGCCTCGACATACCCGGCCACCTCGGCAGCGCGGCCACCTTCACCCCGGGCGGGTTCGGCGGGCACGCCGGCCGTGCCCTGCGCACCGGGGACGTGCTGCATCCGGCCGTTCCCGCCGACGGCGCTCCGACGCCCGCGCCCGTCCCCGTGCCGGACCGCCCGCGCTTCACCGCCCACTGGCGGCTCGCGGTGAGCGAAGGCCCGCACCCCGCACCGGACTTCCTCACCCGCGACGGCCTGAGGACGGTGTACTCCTCCGACTGGAAGGTGTCCGCCCAGTCCGCCCGCACCGGTGTCCGGCTCATCGGACCACGCCCCGAGTGGGCCCGCCCGGACGGCGGCGAGGCGGGGCTGCACCCCTCCAACGTCCACGACACCGCGTACTCGGTCGGCGCGGTCAACCTCACCGGCGACATCCCGGCGATCCTCGGCCCGGACGGGCCCAGCCTCGGCGGCTTCGCCTGCCCGGTCACCGTCGTGCGCGGCGAACGCTGGAAAACCGGGCAGCTGCGCCCCGGCGACACCGTACGGTTCGTGCCGGTCACGGAGGCCGTCGCCGACGGTCTGCGCCGTACGCCCACCCTGCTCACGGCGGCGGGCGGCCCGGACGGCGACGACGGCGTCCTCGCCCGCCGCCCGGCCACCGACGACACCCCCGAGGTCACCTACCGGCGCGGCGCGGACGACAACATCCTCGTCGAGTACGGCCCGATGACCCTCGACCTGGCCCTGCGCATGCGGGTCCACACCCTCGCCCGGCACCTGGCCGCCCTCGCTCCGCGGGGCCTGGTGGACTCCACGCCCGGGGTCCGTTCCCTGCACCTGCACACCGACCCCGACGTGCTGCCCCTGCGCACGCTGCTCGCGATCCTCCGGGAGGCGGAGGACGAGCTGCCCGCGACCGCCGGACTGACCGTGCCCAGCAGGGAGGTGCACCTCCCGATGTCCTGGGACGACCCCACGGTCGACGAGGCCGTCTCCCGCTACGGGGCGTCCATCCGGGACGACGCGCCGTGGAACCCGTCCAACATCGACTTCATCCGCCGCATCAACGGCCTGGACAGCGTGGAGGACGTGCGCCGGACGGTCTTCGACGCCGAGTACCTGGTGCTCGGGCTCGGTGACGTGTACCTGGGCGCCCCTGCCGCGACCCCGCTCGACCCGCGGCACCGGCTGGTCACCACCAAGTACAACCCGGCCCGCACCTGGACCGCCGAGGCCGGTGTCGGGATCGGCGGCGCCTATCTGTGCATCTACGGGATGGAGAGCCCCGGCGGCTACCAGCTGATCGGCCGGACCGTGCCCATCTGGGGCGGGCTGCGGCCACCGCGCTCCTTCGCCGACGGCACACCGTGGCTGCTGCGGTTCTTCGACCGCATCGTCTGGCACCCCGTCGAGGCCGACGAGCTCCTCGGCATCCGGGCCGACCTGGCCGCCGGCCGCACCGGCCTCGACATCCGGCCCGGCACCTTCTCGCTCGCCGCGCACGAGGCGTTCCTGCGCGACAACGCCGCCGGCATCGCCGCGTTCCGCAGCCGTCAGGCCGCCGCCTTCGAGGCGGAGCGGCAGGCGTGGGAGGCGGCGGGCGAGTTCGCCGACCGCCCGCTGCCCGGGCCGGGCGCCGACACCGCCCCGGTGGCCCTTCCGCCGGGCGGGAGCCTGGTGGAGGCGCCGCTCAGCTCCACCGTGTGGAAGGTCGAGGCGGGGCCCGGCACCACCGTGGAACCCGGCCAGCCCCTGCTCGTCCTGGAGGCCATGAAGATGGAGGTGGTGATCCGGGCGCCCGGACACGGCATCGTGACCGACGTCCTCGTCTCCGCCGGACAGCACATCGACGCCGGTGCCCCGCTGGCCGTCGTCGTACGAGAGGAAGCAGCATGA
- a CDS encoding alpha/beta fold hydrolase, giving the protein MSEWQWQLSGRFSGSDAWIPVARGRKPAVLIPHARWEPIPGAGRLVQEHAPAELAAVLGSFLRNVFR; this is encoded by the coding sequence ATGAGCGAGTGGCAGTGGCAGTTGAGCGGGCGGTTCTCCGGTTCGGACGCCTGGATCCCGGTGGCCAGGGGGCGGAAGCCCGCCGTCCTGATCCCGCACGCCCGGTGGGAGCCGATCCCCGGCGCCGGGCGTCTCGTCCAGGAGCATGCGCCCGCCGAACTCGCGGCTGTCCTGGGCTCGTTCCTCCGGAACGTGTTCCGCTGA
- a CDS encoding GntR family transcriptional regulator: MYTRPDAVPADPAGPLTLVAPVAPGVTPPAGSLRDRVYAELRAAVLDGGFGTRERLSDVRLAARFGVSRTPVREALARLLADGLIERGDGGFHVTVLGLAQLKDLYELRVTLELRGIARAIEDPSVRHDPAVLGAELERWYAMRERSPAPDPRFVVQDERFHAELSRASGNPALTDALVAVGERIRRVRRYDFLTEDRVRTTVAEHIEIMELVRDGRLDEAYRALHAHVGDSMDVVLERARRAMTQRALHADDHP, translated from the coding sequence GTGTATACGCGGCCGGACGCGGTCCCGGCCGATCCTGCCGGACCGCTCACCCTCGTGGCCCCGGTGGCCCCGGGCGTGACGCCGCCCGCGGGTTCGCTGCGTGACCGGGTGTACGCGGAGTTGCGGGCCGCCGTGCTCGACGGCGGGTTCGGCACACGCGAGCGGCTGAGCGACGTACGGCTGGCCGCGCGCTTCGGGGTGTCGCGGACGCCCGTGCGGGAGGCGCTGGCGCGGCTGCTGGCGGACGGGCTGATCGAGCGGGGGGACGGCGGTTTCCACGTCACGGTCCTCGGACTCGCCCAGCTGAAGGATCTCTACGAACTCCGGGTCACCCTGGAGCTGCGCGGTATCGCCCGGGCGATCGAGGACCCCTCCGTGCGGCACGATCCGGCGGTCCTCGGCGCCGAGCTGGAGCGCTGGTACGCGATGCGGGAGCGGTCGCCGGCGCCGGATCCGCGTTTCGTGGTGCAGGACGAGCGGTTCCACGCCGAGCTGTCCCGCGCCTCGGGCAATCCGGCACTCACGGACGCACTCGTGGCGGTCGGCGAGCGCATCCGCCGGGTGCGCAGGTACGACTTCCTGACCGAGGACCGGGTGCGGACGACCGTCGCCGAGCACATCGAGATCATGGAGCTCGTCCGCGACGGACGGCTCGACGAGGCCTACCGCGCCCTGCACGCCCACGTCGGCGACTCGATGGACGTGGTGCTGGAACGCGCCCGGCGTGCCATGACGCAGAGGGCGCTGCACGCCGACGACCACCCCTGA
- the atzF gene encoding allophanate hydrolase: protein MTLTPSPSCVERVAAAYRRITETDRPEIWITLRDEQDVVAEARALDTRVAAGSPGTPLPLAGVLVAVKDNIDVAGLPTTAGCPAYAYTPDVSAPAVRRLVEAGAIVLGKTNLDQFATGLVGTRSPYGAVRGALRPGKVSGGSSSGSAVAVALGIADLALGTDTAGSGRVPAAFNGIVGIKPTLGLVPAAGVVPAARSYDAVTVFARTLTQAQRAVARMAGPDAGDPRGRDWPDDVRLAAPEHPRVAVPRDEDLAPLSPAARAAFRGAVERLEAAGAETAVLDVSPLLRAARLLYDGALVAERYAAVGEFIARDPSAADPTVAAIILAAAGIPAHALAADQERLDRHKAEASRLLAGFDALLLPTTTEHPDIAEVLADPVGVNKRLGTYTNFVNLLDMAAVAVPAGEADGGPFGVSVITRAFEDQPALDIAALLTGEQEPAPLPGTGVGLAVFGAHLRGQPLNHQLTGAGARFGGEVVTAPHYRLAALDTVPAKPGLVRVAPGSGAGITGELWTLSPAALGRFLAALPAPMSLGRVELGDGTWVLGFQCDPESAAAGTDITRLGGWRAHLAAGAS, encoded by the coding sequence ATGACCCTCACCCCGTCCCCGAGCTGCGTGGAACGCGTCGCCGCCGCGTACCGGCGCATCACCGAGACCGACCGCCCGGAGATCTGGATCACCCTGCGGGACGAACAGGACGTCGTGGCCGAGGCGCGGGCCCTCGACACGCGCGTGGCGGCGGGTTCCCCGGGCACACCGCTGCCGCTGGCGGGCGTTCTGGTGGCGGTCAAGGACAACATCGACGTCGCCGGACTGCCCACCACGGCCGGCTGTCCCGCGTACGCGTACACGCCGGACGTCTCCGCGCCCGCCGTGCGACGGCTGGTGGAGGCGGGGGCGATCGTGCTGGGCAAGACGAACCTGGACCAGTTCGCCACCGGCCTCGTCGGCACCCGCAGCCCGTACGGCGCGGTCCGCGGGGCGCTGCGCCCCGGGAAGGTCTCCGGCGGTTCCAGTTCCGGCTCGGCGGTCGCGGTCGCGCTGGGCATCGCCGACCTCGCGCTCGGCACCGACACCGCGGGGTCCGGCCGGGTACCCGCCGCCTTCAACGGCATCGTCGGCATCAAGCCCACCCTGGGCCTGGTCCCCGCCGCGGGGGTGGTCCCGGCCGCGCGGTCCTACGACGCGGTCACCGTGTTCGCCCGCACGCTCACCCAGGCGCAGCGGGCCGTGGCCCGCATGGCCGGCCCCGACGCCGGCGACCCGCGCGGCCGCGACTGGCCGGACGACGTGCGCCTGGCCGCGCCCGAACACCCGCGCGTCGCGGTGCCCCGGGACGAGGACCTGGCCCCGCTCTCACCGGCGGCCCGGGCCGCGTTCCGCGGCGCCGTCGAACGGCTGGAGGCGGCCGGGGCCGAGACCGCCGTCCTCGACGTCTCCCCGCTGCTGCGGGCCGCGCGCCTGCTGTACGACGGCGCCCTGGTCGCCGAACGGTACGCGGCCGTCGGCGAGTTCATCGCGCGGGACCCCTCGGCGGCGGACCCGACGGTGGCCGCGATCATCCTGGCCGCCGCCGGGATTCCCGCCCACGCGCTGGCGGCGGACCAGGAGCGGCTGGACCGGCACAAGGCGGAGGCCTCACGGCTGCTGGCCGGTTTCGACGCCCTGCTCCTGCCGACCACGACCGAACACCCCGACATCGCCGAGGTCCTCGCCGACCCGGTCGGCGTGAACAAGCGGCTGGGGACCTACACCAACTTCGTCAACCTGCTGGACATGGCCGCCGTGGCCGTTCCGGCCGGGGAGGCGGACGGCGGTCCGTTCGGCGTCAGTGTCATCACGCGTGCCTTCGAGGACCAGCCGGCGCTCGACATCGCGGCCCTGCTGACCGGGGAGCAGGAGCCCGCTCCGCTGCCGGGTACGGGAGTCGGGCTCGCCGTGTTCGGCGCCCACCTGCGCGGCCAGCCCCTCAACCACCAGCTCACGGGCGCGGGCGCGCGGTTCGGGGGCGAGGTCGTCACCGCGCCGCACTACCGGCTCGCCGCGCTGGACACCGTCCCCGCCAAGCCCGGCCTGGTCCGGGTCGCTCCGGGGTCCGGGGCCGGGATCACCGGGGAGCTCTGGACCCTCTCCCCCGCCGCCCTCGGGCGTTTCCTCGCCGCGCTGCCCGCGCCCATGTCCCTCGGGCGCGTCGAACTCGGCGACGGGACGTGGGTCCTCGGCTTCCAGTGCGACCCGGAGTCGGCCGCGGCCGGCACCGACATCACCCGTCTCGGCGGCTGGCGGGCCCATTTGGCGGCCGGGGCGTCCTGA
- a CDS encoding SDR family oxidoreductase: MGTETDAGEGSGGQWDEGGTERLHCLVTGASGYIGGRLVPELLRAGHRVRCLARSPGKLRDHPWAGDVEAVRGDVTDPGSVAAAMRGIDVAYYLVHALGAGPGFEETDRRSARTFAEQARAAGVRRIVYLGGLTPRDVPEESLSPHLRSRAEVGRIFLDGPVPATVLRAAVVIGSGSASFEMLRYLTERLPVMVTPSWVHTRIQPIGVRDVLRYLVGSARMPADVDRAFDIGGPDVLTYREMMRRYAVIAGLRRRLVVSVPVLTPSLSSHWIGLITPVPASLARPLTESLRHEVVCHEHDIAPYVPDTPDSPLSFDESLALALRRVREAQVATRWSSASLPGAPSDPLPTDPDWAGGSLYRDEREVRVEASVESLWKVIEGIGGDNGWYSFPLAWAVRGWLDRFVGGVGLRRGRRDAERLRVGDSLDFWRVEEIEPGRLLRLRAEMRLPGLAWLEMYAGTDDEGRTLYRQRALFHPRGLPGHAYWWSVAPLHSVVFEGMARNITQAATKGMSAHEADARGGRGESHGPARRARRPRRG; this comes from the coding sequence GTGGGTACCGAGACGGACGCGGGCGAGGGCTCGGGCGGGCAGTGGGACGAGGGCGGCACCGAGCGGCTGCACTGCCTGGTCACCGGCGCCTCCGGATACATCGGCGGGCGCCTGGTACCGGAGCTGCTGCGGGCCGGCCACCGGGTCCGGTGCCTCGCCCGCTCCCCCGGCAAACTCCGCGACCATCCCTGGGCGGGTGACGTCGAGGCGGTCCGGGGCGACGTCACCGACCCCGGTTCGGTCGCCGCGGCCATGCGCGGGATCGACGTCGCCTACTACCTGGTGCACGCCCTCGGGGCCGGTCCCGGCTTCGAGGAGACCGACCGGCGGTCCGCCCGGACCTTCGCCGAGCAGGCCCGTGCCGCCGGCGTACGGCGCATCGTCTACCTGGGCGGGCTGACCCCGCGCGACGTCCCGGAAGAGTCCCTGTCCCCGCATCTGCGCTCCCGCGCCGAGGTGGGACGGATCTTCCTCGACGGGCCGGTGCCCGCCACCGTGCTGCGGGCCGCGGTGGTCATCGGTTCGGGGTCGGCGTCGTTCGAGATGCTGCGCTACCTGACCGAACGGCTGCCGGTCATGGTCACCCCCAGCTGGGTGCACACCCGGATCCAGCCGATCGGGGTACGCGACGTGCTGCGGTACCTGGTGGGCTCGGCCCGCATGCCCGCCGACGTCGACCGGGCGTTCGACATCGGCGGGCCGGACGTCCTCACCTACCGCGAGATGATGCGGCGGTACGCCGTCATCGCCGGACTGCGGCGGCGGCTCGTCGTGTCGGTGCCGGTGCTCACCCCGAGCCTGTCCAGCCACTGGATCGGGCTCATCACCCCCGTACCCGCCTCCCTGGCACGGCCGCTGACGGAGTCGCTGCGCCACGAGGTCGTCTGCCACGAGCACGACATCGCCCCCTACGTGCCCGACACACCGGACAGCCCGCTGTCGTTCGACGAGTCACTGGCGCTCGCGCTGCGGAGGGTGCGGGAGGCGCAGGTCGCCACGCGCTGGTCGTCCGCGAGCCTGCCGGGGGCGCCCAGCGATCCGCTGCCCACCGACCCCGACTGGGCCGGCGGAAGTCTCTACCGCGACGAGCGCGAGGTGCGCGTCGAGGCGTCCGTGGAGTCGCTCTGGAAGGTGATCGAGGGCATCGGCGGGGACAACGGCTGGTACTCCTTCCCGCTGGCCTGGGCGGTGCGGGGCTGGCTGGACCGGTTCGTCGGCGGGGTGGGCCTGCGGCGCGGGCGGCGTGACGCCGAACGGCTGCGGGTCGGTGACTCGCTGGACTTCTGGCGGGTCGAGGAGATCGAGCCCGGCCGGCTGCTGCGGCTGCGGGCGGAGATGCGGCTGCCGGGTCTCGCCTGGCTGGAGATGTACGCCGGCACGGACGACGAGGGCCGCACTCTCTACCGGCAACGCGCCCTGTTCCACCCGCGCGGGCTGCCGGGCCACGCCTACTGGTGGTCCGTCGCCCCGCTCCACTCCGTCGTGTTCGAGGGCATGGCCCGCAACATCACCCAGGCCGCCACGAAGGGCATGAGCGCACACGAGGCCGATGCGCGCGGGGGCCGCGGCGAAAGCCACGGGCCCGCACGGCGTGCCCGCCGCCCGCGCCGCGGGTGA